In the Paenibacillus sp. FSL R7-0337 genome, TGCTCTCCGTACAACACCTGCGAGAGGCCGGTCGTTGCCATTACAAACAGCCGGTCTCCCGGATAATAAGTGAAGACGGAAGCCGTCTCGCCGTCCTTCATGCCCGAAGCCTTAAGCTGCGCCCACATCGCCTCTTCCTTCGCCGCATACTGTGCCAGCCAAGCCTCCGCTTCAGGCTTCTTGCCCAGGATATCTCCAATTTCCAGCATCCGTTCCTTCAGCGGGGCGAAGGTGTTGAAGATAATTGTTGGAGCAATTTTGGACAGTGCCTCGTAATCTGCTTCCTCAATGCCGGCATAGATGATCAGGTCGGGCTGAAGCTCAATCGTCTTCTCCAGGTTAATCGGGAATCCTACATCTTCCACGCCAGTGAGCTTGTCCTCGAATACCTGGCCTTCAGCCATGGAGAGCGGATAGCCGATGGCCTGTACACCGATTGCGGTCAGATCGCCGTACGTTTCTCCAGAGTAGATAATCCGCTGCGGATGCACAGGAATCTCCGCCGTATGGCCTTTGTAATCCGTGTATGATCGGGTTGCAGCTACAGCCGCAGCCGTGGCCGAAGCTTCAGCAGTAGCTTCCGCAGCAGGAGCGGCGGTAGGTGCCGATGCCTGGCTGTTCTGCTCCTTATTGCTGCTGCAGCCGAGCAGTAAGGTGCTCATCAGGAAGATGATGCACAGGATGGCTAAGGTGGATCTTGCCTTGTTCATGATATGTATGCCTCCCAAAGGTAGTGTAATTACCAATAATGATAATCATTCTCGTTGAAGTCATCATAAATTATAGTCAGGAGTTACTCAATAGACAAAACGCAATGCAGGAATTGATTTTGTACAAAAAAATTGCTTGTTTTGTTAATAACATATTGATAATATCAACATGGTCTGCTATGATGTTGTTAATAATAAATTAATAATAACAACTAATTAATAACTGGGTTCCCCTCTGCTTAGCAGATGACTCAGAATACAACCCATAGGAGGTAATGACCATGTTCGGATTCCGGTTCGTGAAATTCCAGCCCAGTGATTATGTGCTCAAGGTGAAGAATGGCAAGGTAGTACGTGAAGGGGTCGGGCTTTCTTTTCATTATTATGCGCCGACGACTTCGGTGGTTGTGGTGCCTGTCTCTTCGATAGATGTTCCCTTCATGTTCGAGGAAATTACGGCGGATTATCAGACGGTAACCGTCCAGGGACAGCTGACCTACCGGATTGCCGATTACCGCAAGACCACCCAGATCCTTAACTACACCTATAATCTCAAAAAGAACACCTATCTCTCCGACGATCCGCACAAGCTGGCCCAGCGGGTGATTAATATCGCCAAGGTCCTGACCAAGAAGCAGCTCGGGCAGCTCCCGCTGAAGGAGGCTATCCAGTCGAGTGAACGTCTTGCCAAGATGATTACTCATGAAATCGGCCAGAGTGCGGAGATTGAGAAGCTGGGCATTGAGCTGATGGGCTTGTCCATTCTGGCAATTGTACCGAATAAGGAGACGCTGCGGGCCTTGGAGGCGCAGGCCAGGGAGGAGATGCTCCGCAGCGCGGATAATGCGCTATATGAGCGGC is a window encoding:
- a CDS encoding ABC transporter substrate-binding protein, giving the protein MNKARSTLAILCIIFLMSTLLLGCSSNKEQNSQASAPTAAPAAEATAEASATAAAVAATRSYTDYKGHTAEIPVHPQRIIYSGETYGDLTAIGVQAIGYPLSMAEGQVFEDKLTGVEDVGFPINLEKTIELQPDLIIYAGIEEADYEALSKIAPTIIFNTFAPLKERMLEIGDILGKKPEAEAWLAQYAAKEEAMWAQLKASGMKDGETASVFTYYPGDRLFVMATTGLSQVLYGEQGFKPSPAIQQVLDDDMGFQEISLEVLQEYAGDRIFLLTPVAEEAKQSTDKLLESAVWTSLPAVKNGFVYTQDIMKTSSDATTREWLLGEIPAMLGKQ
- a CDS encoding SPFH domain-containing protein, with the protein product MFGFRFVKFQPSDYVLKVKNGKVVREGVGLSFHYYAPTTSVVVVPVSSIDVPFMFEEITADYQTVTVQGQLTYRIADYRKTTQILNYTYNLKKNTYLSDDPHKLAQRVINIAKVLTKKQLGQLPLKEAIQSSERLAKMITHEIGQSAEIEKLGIELMGLSILAIVPNKETLRALEAQAREEMLRSADNALYERRNASIEQERRVKENELNTEIAVQTKKRQMREALLDSDRSAKQKQNEMKEEQLIFDTELEEKKQALIELAIANKRAEADAKAYELTAVMNSLQNVSPNVLQALTNVGMNPDKLIAIAFQELAENAGKIGQLNITPDLLQGIMAGSAGGGAGADRGGNGR